The proteins below are encoded in one region of Doryrhamphus excisus isolate RoL2022-K1 chromosome 4, RoL_Dexc_1.0, whole genome shotgun sequence:
- the dhfr gene encoding dihydrofolate reductase: MSRILNGIVATCPDLGIGKDGQLPWHPTRLKEEFKHFRNMTSTPSIEGKQNVVIMGRKTWFSIPETNRPLNNRINIVLSQQLKVPPPGAHHLASDFPSALRLIDTQLSDQADQVWVLGGTSLYKELMESQGTRRLFVTQVLKQFECDTFFPEISPDKYSLLPGFPGVPQGTHEENGIQYRFEVYESIDVTKKH; this comes from the exons ATGTCTCGCATTCTGAACGGCATCGTGGCTACGTGTCCTGATTTGGGAATAGGCAAAGACGGACAACTTCCCTGGCATCCTACAAGACTAAA GGAGGAATTCAAACATTTCCGCAACATGACGTCAACACCATCCATAGAAG GTAAGCAGAATGTGGTGATTATGGGCAGGAAGACGTGGTTTTCCATCCCGGAGACAAACAGACCTTTAAACAACAGGATCAACATTGTCCTCAGTCAACAGCTCAA AGTGCCCCCTCCAGGCGCCCACCATCTGGCTTCAGATTTTCCCTCGGCTCTCAGGCTGATTGACACACAGCTGTCAGACCAGGCTGATCAGGTCTGGGTTCTAGGAGGCACCTCACTCTATAAG GAACTGATGGAGAGCCAAGGCACCAGGAGACTATTTGTCACACAAGTCCTGAAACAATTTGAATGCGACACCTTCTTCCCTGAAATCAGCCCAGACAAGTACTCTCTTCTTCCCGG GTTTCCAGGAGTCCCACAGGGCACGCACGAGGAAAACGGTATCCAGTACAGATTTGAGGTTTATGAGAGCATTGATGTCACCAAAAAGCACTAA